Proteins encoded within one genomic window of Akkermansiaceae bacterium:
- a CDS encoding type II secretion system protein — protein MKTQSIRRRSGFTLIELLVVIAIIAVLASAGFGVGMKVQNTARKTVAESAARNIVHAVNSFYADYSAMPVPTGTASTQGGTTFGTGSGDGLKILGILLGQEDEINTRKVKYLDVPEAKGKKAGIVFSRSGKEVTGLYDPWGNPYSIVLDTDYAERLEFKPGKAQITLNGRRCAVYSAGQDKKIGTADDVKTW, from the coding sequence ATGAAAACCCAATCCATTCGCCGCCGAAGCGGTTTCACCCTGATCGAACTTCTCGTCGTCATCGCGATCATCGCGGTGCTGGCCAGCGCCGGCTTCGGCGTGGGCATGAAAGTCCAGAACACCGCGAGGAAAACGGTCGCCGAATCAGCCGCCCGGAACATCGTCCATGCGGTGAACAGCTTCTATGCGGACTATTCAGCCATGCCGGTTCCAACCGGAACAGCGTCCACCCAAGGGGGGACCACGTTTGGGACCGGATCCGGTGACGGACTCAAGATCCTGGGCATCCTACTCGGCCAGGAGGACGAAATCAATACCAGGAAAGTGAAATATCTCGATGTCCCGGAAGCCAAGGGGAAGAAGGCCGGTATTGTCTTCAGTAGAAGCGGCAAGGAAGTGACCGGCTTGTACGACCCATGGGGCAACCCATACTCCATCGTTCTGGACACCGACTACGCCGAGCGCCTGGAATTCAAGCCCGGCAAAGCCCAGATCACGCTCAACGGCCGCCGCTGCGCCGTCTATAGCGCCGGTCAGGACAAGAAGATCGGCACCGCCGATGACGTGAAGACCTGGTGA
- a CDS encoding ThuA domain-containing protein, with the protein MNRRFRVSSSLIVTFACALTVLILFMMNGGERAVAQEKPSAKKKIVFVAGKPSHRAGEHEHRAGCMLLADQINRSGLPVEAVVVTEGWPTDKSVFEGVAAVVIYADGGGGHPAMQQLADLRKMAEAGVGVGCIHYAVEVPKGDGGDTFLDVLGGYFETDWSVNPHWDAKFKIPTHEVTKGVKDFSIHDEWYYHMRFRKNMEGVTPILSDLPSAETLSRPDGRHSGNPHVRASVLERKEPQHVMWAYERPATLGGGRAFGFTGGHFHKNWAQDDQRKVVLNSIAWIAGVPVPEDGVPNKTPTEEEMAANLDKK; encoded by the coding sequence ATGAACCGACGTTTCCGAGTATCCAGTTCACTCATCGTGACCTTCGCCTGTGCCTTGACGGTGCTGATCCTTTTCATGATGAACGGAGGGGAGCGTGCGGTGGCGCAGGAAAAACCTTCAGCCAAGAAGAAGATCGTCTTTGTGGCGGGCAAGCCCAGCCACAGGGCGGGTGAGCATGAGCACCGCGCCGGCTGCATGCTGCTGGCAGACCAGATCAACAGGAGCGGCCTGCCGGTGGAGGCGGTGGTGGTCACCGAGGGTTGGCCGACCGACAAGTCCGTCTTCGAAGGAGTCGCGGCGGTCGTCATCTACGCGGACGGGGGCGGCGGACACCCGGCCATGCAGCAGCTCGCGGACCTGCGGAAAATGGCGGAGGCCGGAGTCGGCGTCGGCTGCATCCACTACGCCGTGGAGGTGCCGAAGGGCGACGGCGGGGATACGTTCCTCGATGTCCTCGGTGGCTATTTCGAAACCGACTGGTCGGTGAATCCCCACTGGGACGCGAAATTCAAGATCCCAACCCATGAGGTCACCAAGGGCGTGAAGGACTTCAGCATCCACGATGAATGGTACTATCACATGCGCTTCCGCAAGAACATGGAAGGTGTCACCCCCATCCTCTCCGATCTCCCGTCCGCGGAGACCCTCAGCCGCCCGGATGGCCGCCACTCCGGCAACCCGCATGTCCGTGCATCCGTGCTGGAGCGCAAGGAGCCACAGCACGTGATGTGGGCCTACGAACGCCCGGCGACGCTGGGTGGCGGCAGGGCCTTCGGTTTCACCGGCGGCCACTTCCACAAAAACTGGGCGCAGGATGACCAGCGCAAGGTGGTCCTGAACTCCATCGCCTGGATCGCCGGAGTGCCGGTCCCTGAGGACGGCGTGCCGAACAAGACGCCGACCGAAGAGGAAATGGCGGCCAATCTCGACAAGAAGTGA
- a CDS encoding right-handed parallel beta-helix repeat-containing protein, with translation MKFSSFTRCAIVSSSVIGLVVSAAEPLPDPLELKGTQTERVMTLKKAKAPHVITGDYSVPEGYELNIEAGTLIAFSRDSGLTVQGNLTISGTEDAPVMFAGKVTGAASWQGLRINKSPSTTISHIRISGAKNGIYVNGAKPLIESAALFGNTVGIKIGESGSASNPILRNCLITENKEDGIQLFGSKVTIEQCTVHRNGGWGLRGEYYASPQITGSRITENKEGGLWCKLYTCKAEAHNSMILQNGKFDVFNESPEAWDFTGNWWGAQATAQLQKKGDTADLGAIRDGRDRGESGKGEVRLSGFLESEPTGIGSTLKLR, from the coding sequence ATGAAATTTTCCTCGTTCACCCGTTGTGCCATCGTCTCGTCCTCCGTCATCGGCCTTGTCGTTTCCGCCGCCGAACCGCTGCCGGATCCGCTCGAACTGAAGGGTACCCAGACCGAACGCGTGATGACATTGAAGAAGGCGAAAGCCCCTCATGTCATCACCGGGGATTACTCTGTGCCGGAGGGGTATGAACTCAATATCGAGGCTGGCACTCTCATCGCATTTTCCCGCGACTCAGGTCTGACGGTGCAGGGAAATCTGACCATCAGTGGCACGGAGGACGCGCCGGTCATGTTCGCCGGCAAAGTCACGGGAGCGGCTTCTTGGCAGGGCCTGCGGATCAACAAATCCCCATCGACCACGATCAGCCACATCCGCATCTCCGGAGCGAAGAATGGAATCTACGTCAATGGCGCGAAGCCTCTCATTGAGAGTGCCGCGCTCTTTGGAAACACCGTCGGGATCAAGATCGGTGAAAGCGGCTCGGCCTCGAACCCCATCCTCCGGAATTGCCTGATCACCGAAAACAAAGAGGACGGCATCCAGCTCTTCGGCTCGAAGGTGACCATCGAACAATGCACCGTCCACCGTAACGGGGGCTGGGGGTTGCGCGGTGAATACTACGCGTCGCCGCAAATCACCGGCAGCCGCATCACCGAGAACAAGGAAGGCGGACTCTGGTGCAAACTCTACACCTGCAAGGCGGAGGCCCACAACTCGATGATCCTCCAGAACGGAAAATTCGATGTCTTCAATGAGAGTCCGGAGGCTTGGGATTTCACCGGCAACTGGTGGGGTGCCCAAGCCACCGCACAGCTCCAGAAGAAGGGAGACACCGCCGATCTCGGGGCCATCCGCGACGGCCGCGACCGCGGCGAAAGCGGCAAGGGTGAAGTACGCTTGTCCGGCTTCCTCGAAAGTGAACCCACCGGTATCGGTTCAACGCTGAAGCTGCGTTGA